One segment of Thermoanaerobacter kivui DNA contains the following:
- the tusB gene encoding sulfurtransferase complex subunit TusB — protein MALIIVKKSPENKISEFLLKLALPHDKVIFIQDGVIFAIEKNLKTMVKDGVELFALKEDFIARGFEESESQIPLIDYEGWADLIERDEKIIS, from the coding sequence ATGGCATTAATAATTGTTAAGAAAAGTCCTGAGAATAAGATTTCGGAATTTTTATTAAAACTTGCTTTGCCTCATGATAAAGTTATTTTCATACAAGATGGGGTCATCTTTGCCATTGAAAAGAATTTGAAGACAATGGTAAAAGATGGGGTAGAACTCTTTGCACTTAAGGAAGATTTTATTGCAAGAGGATTTGAAGAGAGTGAAAGCCAAATTCCTTTGATAGATTATGAGGGATGGGCTGATCTTATAGAAAGGGATGAGAAAATAATTTCTTAG
- the lpdA gene encoding dihydrolipoyl dehydrogenase, protein MNGEIKVAEFSDVKEYDLAVIGAGPGGYVAAIKAAKKGAKVALFEKDKLGGTCLNRGCIPTKAYARIAEVYDILKRAGEFGFDVKINTFEFAQAVKRKNEIVNELTEGIKALLKANGVDVFNAEAKVDKEKNILFGENKIKAKNIIIATGSSPAELPIEGINSKNVMNSDTILEMTSLPQSLCIIGGGVIGMEFAFIMNQFGVKVSVVEMMPNILPTLDKKISSSIKFVAQKRGIKIYTSSTVERIDEEENGGSIVTVKNGENIKRIYADKVFVSIGRKLNTDIGPIVELLEFEGKAIKVDEHMKTNVEGVYAVGDVTGKMMLAHVASAQGEVAVDNIFGESSTIDYMKIPAAVFTEPEIGYFGYTEEEAKKKFGEIKVGRFDFKHNGRAKTYGETEGFAKIISNEIGEIVGAWVVGNGASELVHVLSTACQSGITAENLKEVVYAHPTRSETIMEAVKDIFGESIHKV, encoded by the coding sequence ATGAATGGAGAGATAAAAGTGGCTGAATTCTCAGATGTCAAAGAATATGATTTAGCTGTAATAGGGGCAGGTCCTGGAGGATATGTTGCTGCTATTAAAGCTGCTAAAAAAGGTGCAAAAGTAGCTTTATTTGAAAAAGATAAATTAGGTGGTACCTGTTTAAACAGAGGATGTATACCGACAAAAGCTTATGCAAGAATTGCAGAAGTTTATGACATTTTAAAAAGAGCAGGGGAATTTGGATTTGATGTAAAAATAAACACTTTTGAATTTGCACAAGCTGTGAAAAGAAAAAATGAAATTGTAAATGAACTTACTGAAGGCATTAAGGCTTTACTTAAAGCCAATGGAGTAGATGTTTTTAATGCTGAAGCAAAAGTTGACAAAGAAAAGAATATACTATTTGGAGAAAATAAAATTAAAGCGAAAAACATTATTATTGCAACTGGGTCATCACCTGCTGAACTTCCTATTGAAGGCATTAATTCTAAAAATGTCATGAATAGTGATACTATTCTTGAAATGACTTCTTTGCCACAAAGTTTATGCATTATAGGTGGCGGAGTAATAGGCATGGAATTTGCTTTTATAATGAATCAATTTGGAGTAAAAGTGTCAGTTGTTGAAATGATGCCTAATATTCTTCCTACACTTGATAAAAAGATAAGTTCCTCTATTAAATTCGTTGCACAAAAAAGAGGAATCAAGATATATACTTCTTCAACGGTTGAGAGAATAGATGAAGAAGAAAACGGAGGGAGTATAGTAACAGTTAAAAATGGTGAAAATATAAAGCGCATATACGCAGACAAAGTATTTGTGTCTATAGGGAGGAAGTTAAATACGGATATTGGTCCAATTGTAGAACTATTAGAATTTGAAGGAAAAGCTATTAAAGTTGATGAGCACATGAAGACAAATGTAGAAGGAGTTTATGCAGTAGGTGATGTCACAGGCAAGATGATGTTAGCTCATGTTGCTTCAGCACAAGGGGAAGTAGCAGTTGACAACATTTTTGGTGAATCATCTACCATAGATTATATGAAAATACCTGCTGCAGTATTTACAGAACCAGAGATTGGATATTTTGGGTATACAGAAGAAGAGGCAAAAAAGAAATTTGGGGAAATAAAAGTAGGGAGATTTGATTTCAAGCACAACGGAAGAGCTAAAACCTATGGAGAAACAGAAGGATTTGCAAAGATAATTTCAAATGAAATTGGAGAAATAGTTGGTGCATGGGTAGTAGGAAATGGAGCTTCTGAACTTGTTCATGTACTTTCAACGGCTTGCCAAAGCGGAATAACTGCAGAAAATTTAAAGGAAGTTGTTTATGCACATCCAACCAGAAGCGAAACTATTATGGAAGCTGTTAAGGACATCTTTGGGGAGTCTATACACAAAGTGTAA
- the gcvH gene encoding glycine cleavage system protein GcvH translates to MEVLEGLYYSKDHVWLKIEGDKAYIGITDYAQDSVGDIEFIDLPEVGEELAAGDVLGVVESAKAASDVYMPVDGKVLEINNNVVDDPSLVNSDPYGNWLIVVEIKNKSQLEDLMTAEEYKKLLD, encoded by the coding sequence GTGGAAGTTTTGGAAGGATTGTACTATTCGAAAGACCATGTATGGCTCAAAATAGAGGGAGATAAAGCATATATAGGAATAACTGATTATGCACAGGATTCGGTTGGAGATATAGAATTTATTGATTTGCCTGAGGTTGGTGAAGAACTTGCAGCTGGCGATGTTTTAGGTGTAGTAGAATCTGCGAAAGCAGCTTCTGATGTGTATATGCCGGTGGACGGTAAAGTGCTTGAGATAAACAATAATGTTGTTGATGACCCTTCTCTTGTAAACAGCGATCCATATGGGAATTGGCTTATTGTAGTAGAAATTAAAAACAAATCACAACTTGAGGATTTGATGACGGCCGAAGAATATAAGAAATTATTAGATTAA
- a CDS encoding ROK family protein, with protein sequence MGKILCGVDLGGTKISTGLVDEKGNIIKSIKIPTMAEKGPEEVIKRIEQSVYDVLKEAGLKISDLKGVGIGSPGPLDAKRGVVISPPNLPGWDNVPIVDILSHKLGVEVKLENDANAAAIGEHLFGAGRGIDNFVYITVSTGIGGGVIIQGKLYSGENSNAAEIGHHTINFNGPRCNCGNYGCFEAFASGTAIARFAQEGIQNGKDTMIRDLAKDGVVKSEHVFEAAKLEDEFAEELVDNEAFYLGVGISNIMAFYNPKRIAIGGGVSTQWEMLYDKMMETIKKKALKPNAEVCEVVKAELGENVGVLGAAALLL encoded by the coding sequence ATGGGGAAAATCCTATGCGGTGTGGACTTAGGGGGGACAAAGATAAGTACAGGGCTTGTAGATGAGAAGGGCAATATCATAAAGAGCATCAAAATACCTACTATGGCAGAAAAAGGGCCAGAAGAAGTAATTAAGCGAATCGAACAAAGTGTTTATGACGTTTTAAAAGAAGCAGGATTAAAAATATCTGATTTAAAAGGAGTTGGGATTGGATCTCCAGGGCCCCTTGATGCCAAAAGGGGGGTAGTTATAAGCCCACCTAATCTTCCAGGTTGGGACAATGTTCCCATTGTGGATATTTTATCTCATAAGCTGGGAGTTGAAGTAAAATTAGAGAATGATGCAAATGCCGCAGCTATTGGAGAACATTTATTTGGCGCAGGAAGAGGTATAGACAATTTTGTTTATATAACTGTAAGTACTGGGATTGGTGGTGGCGTGATAATTCAAGGAAAACTTTATAGCGGAGAAAATTCTAATGCAGCTGAGATTGGGCACCATACTATAAATTTTAATGGGCCTCGATGTAATTGCGGAAATTATGGGTGCTTTGAGGCTTTTGCTTCTGGTACGGCTATTGCGAGATTTGCTCAAGAAGGAATTCAAAATGGGAAAGATACAATGATAAGGGATTTAGCCAAAGATGGAGTAGTAAAATCGGAACATGTATTTGAAGCGGCAAAATTGGAAGATGAGTTTGCGGAAGAATTGGTTGACAATGAAGCTTTTTATCTTGGAGTGGGAATTTCAAATATCATGGCTTTTTATAATCCAAAAAGAATTGCCATAGGTGGTGGCGTATCCACTCAATGGGAGATGCTTTATGATAAAATGATGGAAACAATAAAGAAAAAAGCTTTAAAGCCTAATGCCGAAGTATGTGAAGTAGTAAAAGCAGAGCTTGGAGAAAACGTGGGTGTTTTAGGAGCGGCAGCATTACTTTTATAA
- a CDS encoding DNA-3-methyladenine glycosylase I: MNRCPWCLSDDIYIKYHDEEWGVPVHEDKKHFEFLVLESAQAGLSWITILRKRENYRKAYADFDPIKVSQYDEKKVEELIKNSGIIKNRKKIEASIHNAKRFIEIQKEFGSFDQYIWGFVNYKPIINAWEKIEDIPSKTELSDKISQDLKKRGFIFIGSTIIYSYMQAVGIVNDHLISCFRYKELVETFK, encoded by the coding sequence ATGAATAGGTGTCCTTGGTGTCTTAGTGACGACATTTACATAAAATATCATGATGAAGAATGGGGAGTGCCTGTTCATGAGGATAAAAAACATTTTGAGTTTTTGGTTTTAGAATCGGCACAAGCAGGTCTTAGTTGGATTACTATTTTAAGAAAAAGAGAAAATTACAGAAAGGCCTATGCTGACTTTGACCCTATAAAAGTGTCACAATATGACGAAAAGAAAGTAGAAGAACTCATAAAAAATAGTGGAATTATAAAAAACAGAAAGAAAATAGAGGCTTCAATACACAATGCAAAAAGGTTTATAGAAATACAAAAGGAATTTGGAAGTTTTGATCAATATATTTGGGGTTTTGTAAATTATAAACCTATAATAAATGCGTGGGAAAAAATTGAAGATATACCTTCTAAAACTGAATTATCAGATAAAATCAGCCAAGACCTTAAAAAGAGAGGATTTATTTTTATAGGTTCTACTATTATATATTCCTATATGCAGGCGGTTGGAATAGTAAATGATCATTTAATAAGTTGCTTTAGATATAAGGAGTTAGTTGAGACTTTTAAATAA
- a CDS encoding sigma factor G inhibitor Gin, producing MVLHMESIATKRKCFICEQESQDGIEVLGKFLCTECQHKLINLSPLDEAYDFYRRKMIDIWEGYMKDIKYENRM from the coding sequence ATGGTGTTGCATATGGAAAGCATAGCAACGAAAAGGAAATGCTTTATATGCGAACAGGAATCACAAGATGGAATAGAAGTGTTAGGAAAGTTTCTCTGTACAGAATGTCAACATAAGCTGATAAACTTATCGCCATTGGATGAAGCTTATGACTTTTACAGGCGTAAAATGATAGACATATGGGAAGGATACATGAAAGATATAAAATATGAAAACCGGATGTGA
- a CDS encoding aminotransferase class I/II-fold pyridoxal phosphate-dependent enzyme: MTAPLYEALMDYAKNQIIPFHMPGHKQGRTFPGEYLVNLAKIDLTEVPGLDNLHNPEGPILEAQKLAAKAFGARESFFLVNGTTSGIYAAMYAVLNPDDKILIMRNSHKSVYNGLVLTGTVPVYINPEIDYEDGIPMGIDINKLEEYLKKDEAIKAVVMTYPNYYGFCSDITGISDIVHKYNKILIVDEAHGAHFPFSNNLPHSSLQAGADIVVQSVHKTLSSFTQSSILHLNSDRVDTNRLKYSLSLFQSTSPSYILMSSLDLARDYMEKEGKERLRKAVQLADYARDEINKIEGIRCLGKEIIGKYGIVDFDKAKLTVSVKNLGIKGPEAEKFLRDNFNIQVEMSDAFNILAMVTLADDKSHIDSFIEGIKNLVAIKRDKEPVEEIKNYPDIPEMVLKPSQAVTKKAKLVPLDEAINSISANFIIPYPPGVPLVCPGERIKKDMVKYINVLYNKGIKILGLKNNNILVCEI; this comes from the coding sequence ATGACAGCTCCATTATATGAAGCACTTATGGATTATGCAAAAAACCAAATTATACCTTTTCACATGCCAGGTCATAAACAAGGAAGGACTTTTCCAGGAGAATATCTTGTTAATTTGGCAAAGATTGATCTAACAGAGGTACCAGGACTTGACAATCTTCACAACCCTGAAGGTCCCATACTTGAGGCACAAAAACTTGCAGCAAAAGCTTTTGGGGCAAGAGAGTCTTTTTTTCTTGTAAATGGGACGACATCCGGCATATATGCAGCGATGTATGCAGTGTTAAATCCTGACGATAAAATACTTATAATGAGAAATTCTCACAAATCTGTGTACAATGGCCTTGTATTGACAGGAACAGTGCCTGTCTATATAAACCCGGAAATTGATTATGAAGACGGTATTCCAATGGGAATTGACATAAACAAATTGGAAGAATATTTAAAAAAAGATGAGGCTATAAAAGCAGTTGTGATGACTTATCCCAATTATTACGGGTTCTGTAGCGATATCACAGGAATTTCTGACATTGTTCATAAATACAATAAAATTTTAATTGTAGATGAAGCCCATGGAGCTCACTTTCCTTTTTCTAATAATTTACCTCATTCTTCTTTACAAGCAGGAGCAGACATTGTGGTACAGAGTGTACACAAAACCTTGTCTTCTTTTACTCAAAGTTCTATACTTCATTTGAATTCTGATAGAGTAGATACAAATCGACTAAAATATTCTTTAAGCCTTTTTCAGTCAACTTCGCCTTCCTATATACTCATGTCCTCTCTTGACCTTGCGAGAGATTATATGGAGAAAGAAGGGAAAGAGAGGTTGAGAAAAGCGGTTCAACTGGCCGATTATGCGAGAGATGAGATAAACAAAATTGAAGGAATAAGGTGTTTGGGGAAAGAAATAATCGGGAAATACGGCATTGTGGATTTTGACAAAGCAAAATTGACTGTCAGCGTAAAAAATTTAGGCATAAAAGGACCAGAGGCAGAGAAATTTTTAAGAGATAATTTTAATATACAAGTAGAGATGTCTGATGCTTTTAACATTCTTGCCATGGTTACATTAGCGGATGATAAAAGTCATATTGATTCTTTTATAGAAGGGATAAAAAACCTTGTAGCTATTAAGAGAGATAAAGAGCCAGTTGAGGAAATAAAAAATTATCCTGATATTCCGGAGATGGTTTTAAAACCTTCTCAAGCAGTGACGAAAAAAGCTAAGTTGGTGCCTTTAGATGAGGCTATAAACTCTATTTCAGCAAATTTTATTATACCTTACCCGCCAGGTGTTCCGCTTGTTTGTCCAGGAGAGCGCATAAAAAAAGATATGGTAAAATATATAAATGTGTTATATAATAAAGGTATTAAGATATTAGGACTCAAAAATAATAACATATTGGTGTGTGAAATATGA
- the tmk gene encoding dTMP kinase, producing MKGKFITFEGIDGCGKTTQIKLLKEYLFKKGYNILVLREPGGTKVGEKIRDILLDKDNFIFPMTEMLLYASSRAQLVSEKIIPALQKGKIVIADRFVDSSYVYQGYARELGIETVKVVNEIATIGILPDITIYIDITPEEAMKRRGKREADRLEKESMEFHEKVREGYVKLIKQHPERFVIIDGMQEISKVHQCIITVIKKYL from the coding sequence ATGAAAGGCAAGTTTATAACTTTTGAAGGAATAGATGGCTGTGGCAAAACTACACAAATAAAACTTCTTAAAGAGTATCTTTTTAAAAAAGGTTATAATATTTTGGTATTAAGGGAGCCGGGAGGAACAAAAGTCGGAGAAAAAATTAGAGACATTCTTTTGGATAAAGATAATTTTATCTTTCCTATGACTGAAATGCTTTTATATGCTTCTTCAAGAGCCCAATTGGTGTCAGAAAAAATTATACCTGCTCTTCAAAAAGGTAAAATTGTAATAGCAGACAGATTTGTGGACAGTTCCTATGTCTATCAAGGATATGCGAGGGAGTTAGGAATTGAAACTGTTAAGGTTGTCAATGAAATAGCGACGATCGGGATTTTACCGGATATAACAATTTATATAGATATAACGCCAGAAGAGGCAATGAAAAGACGGGGGAAGAGAGAGGCTGACAGATTGGAAAAAGAGAGTATGGAGTTTCACGAAAAAGTCAGAGAAGGGTATGTTAAATTGATCAAACAACATCCTGAAAGATTTGTTATAATAGATGGAATGCAGGAAATATCGAAAGTACATCAATGTATAATTACTGTTATAAAAAAATATCTGTAA
- a CDS encoding cyclic-di-AMP receptor: protein MKLVLAIVQDEDVRRLMDGLTEGGFSFTRVASTGGFLRSGNTTLIIGVEDEKLDDVISIIEKKCKTRDRIITSPTPMGGATDIFLPQAVEVTIGGATVFVLDVEKFFRI, encoded by the coding sequence ATGAAATTAGTGCTTGCCATTGTACAAGACGAAGACGTAAGAAGGCTTATGGATGGCTTAACTGAAGGGGGATTTAGTTTTACAAGAGTGGCATCTACAGGCGGATTTTTGAGGTCTGGCAATACAACTTTGATAATAGGTGTTGAAGACGAAAAATTAGATGATGTTATCAGCATAATAGAGAAGAAGTGTAAAACTCGTGACAGGATAATTACTTCCCCTACACCTATGGGAGGCGCAACAGATATATTCTTGCCACAGGCTGTTGAAGTTACAATTGGCGGAGCCACAGTATTTGTGCTGGATGTAGAAAAATTTTTCAGAATATAG
- a CDS encoding YaaR family protein, whose protein sequence is MRIQEIKSLKVSSDIKSEYHRYDKVSKKFIDSLEEELEQFRQDKLNSILSELDSAAQKLKETLTLEDLLNYKKLVKKFLQEATNGMLKHTKKEYVDLRGRKKIYSLVEKVNDKLEKLTEDFLKDSKHIELLKMIDDIRGLLIDIYS, encoded by the coding sequence ATGAGGATCCAAGAGATAAAATCTCTCAAAGTTTCTTCTGACATAAAAAGTGAATATCATAGGTATGATAAAGTCTCAAAGAAATTTATTGACTCTTTGGAAGAAGAATTAGAGCAATTTCGGCAGGATAAGCTAAATAGCATATTATCTGAATTAGATAGTGCAGCGCAAAAATTAAAAGAAACTTTAACTTTAGAAGACTTGCTTAACTACAAAAAGCTTGTCAAAAAGTTTTTGCAAGAAGCCACAAACGGTATGTTAAAGCACACTAAAAAGGAATACGTAGATTTAAGAGGAAGAAAGAAAATTTATTCTCTTGTGGAAAAGGTTAATGACAAATTAGAAAAACTTACAGAAGATTTTTTAAAGGATAGCAAGCATATAGAACTTTTGAAAATGATAGATGACATAAGAGGGCTTTTAATAGATATTTATTCATAG
- the holB gene encoding DNA polymerase III subunit delta', producing MYRIYGHENILNIFKSIVFKNKISNAYLFVGEEGLGKKFMAEYFAMMINCKDNVSKPCFKCNSCIKMISKNHPDVFFIEPEGNSIKVDTIRYITNEINIKPYEANKKIFIIDEAHKMTTAAQNAFLKTLEEPPLYGLFILIAPRQEELLPTIVSRCNVIRFNKEDKDTIKNYLVFEHNIPEKEAETLAYIADGNFEEAVKLAKEEYINLRNETIREIEGVINKNDFDVLDKFTFFEKNKDNVEEILKILLLYFRDILIYKTTEERTFIKNIDFLENIQKMSSKLTIYKLNNIINRIEQFNSQLKSNVNYQLAVENLLLDIAGGL from the coding sequence GTGTATAGGATTTATGGTCATGAAAACATATTAAATATATTTAAAAGCATTGTTTTTAAAAACAAAATTTCAAATGCTTATTTGTTTGTAGGCGAAGAAGGATTGGGAAAAAAATTTATGGCAGAATATTTTGCCATGATGATAAATTGTAAAGACAATGTTTCAAAACCTTGCTTTAAGTGTAATTCTTGCATAAAAATGATATCAAAAAATCATCCGGATGTATTTTTTATAGAACCAGAGGGAAATTCTATAAAAGTGGACACTATAAGGTATATTACTAATGAAATTAATATAAAGCCTTATGAAGCGAATAAAAAAATTTTTATCATAGATGAAGCCCATAAAATGACTACAGCTGCTCAAAATGCTTTTCTTAAGACATTAGAAGAGCCTCCCTTATATGGACTTTTTATACTTATTGCGCCTCGGCAGGAGGAACTTTTGCCTACAATCGTATCCCGGTGCAATGTCATAAGGTTTAATAAAGAGGATAAAGATACTATAAAAAATTATTTAGTTTTTGAGCACAATATTCCAGAAAAAGAAGCAGAAACCTTAGCGTATATTGCTGACGGAAACTTTGAAGAAGCTGTTAAATTAGCTAAAGAGGAATATATAAACCTTAGGAATGAAACCATAAGAGAAATAGAAGGAGTAATAAATAAAAATGACTTCGATGTCTTAGATAAATTTACTTTTTTTGAGAAAAACAAGGATAATGTAGAAGAGATTTTAAAAATTTTGCTTTTGTATTTTAGAGACATATTGATTTATAAAACTACAGAGGAAAGAACCTTTATCAAAAACATTGATTTTTTAGAAAACATACAAAAGATGTCATCTAAATTGACTATTTACAAGCTTAATAATATAATTAATAGAATAGAGCAATTTAATTCTCAGCTTAAGTCAAATGTAAATTATCAATTGGCGGTAGAAAATTTACTCTTAGATATTGCGGGAGGTTTATAA
- a CDS encoding PSP1 domain-containing protein, with amino-acid sequence MVTVVGVRFKKAGKIYYFDPADLPIKVGDKVIVETIRGIEFGEAVVGIKEVPEEEIVVPLKKVIRIATPEDVEHYYENKKKEAQAFNICLEKIKEHGLEMNLIDVEYTFDNNKVIFYFTAEGRVDFRELVKDLAAVFRMRIELRQIGVRDEAKIIGGLGPCGRPLCCATFLGDFEPVSIKMAKDQNLSLNPTKISGICGRLMCCLKYEQEMYESIRAELPKVGSIIRVGDKEMKVTEVDVIRRKLKVKMKNAEGIEIIKEYNPQEVEVVEEKSEEIEEVYDEELFEEDLEKIEE; translated from the coding sequence TTGGTTACGGTTGTAGGTGTCAGGTTTAAAAAAGCCGGTAAAATATATTATTTTGATCCAGCAGATTTACCTATAAAAGTTGGAGACAAAGTAATAGTAGAGACAATACGCGGGATAGAATTCGGAGAAGCTGTCGTCGGAATAAAGGAAGTCCCAGAGGAGGAAATTGTGGTTCCTCTCAAAAAAGTAATAAGAATCGCAACACCTGAAGATGTTGAACATTATTATGAAAACAAGAAAAAAGAAGCTCAGGCTTTTAATATATGTCTTGAAAAAATAAAGGAACATGGGTTGGAAATGAATTTAATTGATGTAGAATATACTTTTGACAACAACAAAGTAATATTCTATTTTACTGCAGAAGGGCGAGTAGACTTTAGAGAATTGGTGAAAGACCTTGCGGCAGTCTTTAGAATGAGAATAGAGTTAAGGCAGATTGGAGTAAGAGACGAAGCAAAGATAATAGGCGGATTAGGACCTTGTGGAAGGCCTCTTTGTTGCGCTACATTTTTAGGAGATTTTGAACCAGTTTCTATTAAAATGGCAAAAGACCAAAATCTGTCTTTAAATCCTACGAAAATATCCGGTATTTGCGGGAGGCTTATGTGTTGTTTAAAATATGAGCAAGAGATGTATGAAAGCATACGGGCGGAACTTCCTAAAGTTGGAAGCATAATTAGAGTAGGCGATAAAGAAATGAAAGTTACAGAAGTAGATGTTATTAGACGTAAACTCAAAGTGAAAATGAAAAATGCCGAAGGAATAGAGATAATAAAGGAGTACAACCCTCAGGAAGTAGAGGTTGTAGAAGAAAAATCAGAGGAAATTGAAGAAGTTTATGATGAGGAACTGTTTGAAGAAGATTTAGAAAAAATAGAGGAATGA
- a CDS encoding DUF1634 domain-containing protein, which produces MEKKVDRDLMLEKENEELRAMELIISKALTIGITTSAIVIFIGLLMLIITGNSGYPHGFYPTSPVEILKGFISLKPYAVILTGLLLLILTPVFRVAVSIITFLHEKDYLYTAITTLVFIILIISFILGKVE; this is translated from the coding sequence ATGGAAAAAAAAGTTGATAGAGATTTAATGTTGGAAAAAGAAAATGAAGAATTAAGAGCTATGGAGCTTATAATAAGTAAAGCTCTAACTATAGGTATTACAACCAGTGCAATTGTGATTTTCATTGGCCTTTTAATGCTTATAATAACAGGAAACAGTGGATATCCTCATGGATTTTATCCCACATCTCCTGTTGAAATTTTAAAAGGTTTTATATCATTAAAGCCTTATGCTGTAATTCTTACAGGCCTTTTGCTGCTTATACTTACGCCAGTTTTTAGGGTAGCTGTATCGATAATTACTTTTTTACACGAGAAAGATTATTTATACACTGCAATAACCACTCTTGTGTTTATAATACTCATAATAAGTTTTATACTCGGAAAAGTAGAATAA
- a CDS encoding sulfite exporter TauE/SafE family protein: MVLTSLEILAFSFIAGIFGALLGLGGGIIVIPALTLLLGVDIKYAIGASIVSVIATSSGAAVAYVRDKITNLRIGMFLEIATTTGAITGAYIAGLISPKYLYIIFGIVLLYSALAMLRKRHEELPQNVVSHPLAKKLKLEGSYFDKVLNKEVKYNVAGVYSGFGTMYVAGVISGLLGIGSGIFKVMAMDLLMKLPMKVSTATSNFMIGVTAAASAGVYLMRGYIDPEIAGPVALGVLLGATLGTRIMQKMRNTTIRKIFIPVLAYISIQMLIKGLGV, encoded by the coding sequence GTGGTTTTAACCTCTCTAGAAATTCTCGCCTTTTCTTTTATAGCAGGAATTTTTGGAGCCCTTTTAGGATTAGGAGGAGGAATAATTGTAATTCCAGCTCTTACTTTGTTATTAGGTGTAGATATCAAATACGCTATAGGTGCAAGTATAGTTTCAGTCATCGCAACTTCCAGTGGGGCAGCAGTTGCATATGTGAGAGACAAAATTACAAATTTGAGAATAGGGATGTTTTTGGAAATCGCTACAACTACAGGAGCTATAACAGGAGCTTACATTGCAGGATTGATAAGCCCAAAATATCTTTATATAATTTTTGGCATTGTGCTTTTGTATTCGGCTTTGGCTATGCTTAGAAAAAGGCATGAAGAATTGCCTCAAAATGTCGTATCTCACCCTTTAGCTAAAAAATTGAAATTAGAAGGGTCTTATTTTGATAAAGTCTTAAATAAAGAAGTAAAATACAACGTAGCAGGAGTCTACAGTGGATTTGGGACAATGTACGTTGCTGGTGTGATATCAGGGCTTCTAGGAATAGGAAGTGGTATTTTTAAAGTTATGGCGATGGATTTGTTGATGAAACTTCCTATGAAGGTCTCTACTGCTACAAGCAATTTCATGATTGGCGTTACAGCTGCTGCCAGTGCAGGAGTATACTTGATGAGAGGTTACATAGACCCTGAAATTGCAGGTCCGGTAGCTTTAGGAGTTTTATTAGGTGCCACTTTGGGCACAAGGATAATGCAAAAAATGAGAAATACAACCATAAGAAAAATATTTATACCAGTGCTTGCTTATATTTCAATACAGATGCTCATAAAAGGTCTGGGGGTATAA